A DNA window from Onthophagus taurus isolate NC chromosome 1, IU_Otau_3.0, whole genome shotgun sequence contains the following coding sequences:
- the LOC111418559 gene encoding uncharacterized protein has product MEDLYSYYNQKFRDKGQFGDFSTFYIVIAVVTIIAAIIFIINIVLGCCSEYSEYWNDRHTGNRFIISLWTSTPHQQPPLDYTELNTDHLPQIVLYETQEQTYQYSNVEYNQSTEQVAQPKKESPTKYFEMQKRESDI; this is encoded by the exons ATGGAGGATTTGTATAGTTATTATAATCAGAAATTTCGAGATAAAGGTCAATTCGGGGATTTTTCTACGTTTTATATTGTTATAGCGGTAGTTACGATAATCGCCgcgattatttttataataaacatcgTTTTGGGATGTTGTTCCGAATACAGTGAATATTGGAACGATCGACATACAG gaaatcgatttataatttctttgtgGACAAGCACACCGCATCAACAACCGCCGTTAGATTATACTGAATTAAACACAGATCATTTACCACAAATTGTTCTCTACGAAACTCAAGAACAAACTTATCAATATAGTAACGTTGAGTATAATCAATCGACTGAACAGGTGGCTCAACCTAAAAAAGAATCTCCCACAAAATATTTTGAGATGCAAAAGAGAGAAAGtgatatttaa
- the LOC139429236 gene encoding uncharacterized protein, producing MLHVYWPVTACLTLVLIVGVIMTILKYGPKLCKTRHYAYTREDEHYQPPREII from the coding sequence atgttacatgtATATTGGCCAGTTACAGCTTGTTTAACTTTGGTCCTTATTGTGGGGGTGATAATGACCATTCTTAAATATGGTCCAAAGTTGTGTAAGACAAGGCACTATGCTTACACGCGAGAAGATGAGCATTATCAGCCCCCAAGAGAGATAATTTAA